The following are encoded together in the Daucus carota subsp. sativus chromosome 5, DH1 v3.0, whole genome shotgun sequence genome:
- the LOC108221299 gene encoding uncharacterized protein LOC108221299: MKVLLGSYDNWDVVENGYDEPEDEAVLPDAEKTVLKDSKKRDQRALYTIIQGVDESTFEKNSNAETAKDAWEYLQKSFQGVEKVKKVRLQVLRGEFENLKMKSSENIGEFVTRLKTVTNEMKRNGESLDDVRVMKKLLHSLIKKFDYVVTSIEESKNLSTISIDELVGSLQAHEQRMNQYDDANHLKKALQSKVSIGDSSGSSNSARGRGGFRGGYRGGRGRGRAPKVEERSHFAAAKEDKDVDTAMFLTYKGDQESKKNVWYLDSGASNHMTGHKELFTEIDNTISGEVTFGDSLDQLVEKGYNIQMQDNSLIIGNQAQELIANVEMSKNRLFTLNMQAKVQKCLKSVIKNGSWLYTEIGNRA, from the exons ATGAAGGTGTTACTCGGTTCATACGATAATTGGGATGTTGTCGAAAATGGGTATGACGAGCCCGAGGATGAAGCCGTTCTTCCTGATGCAGAGAAAACGGTGTTAAAAGATTCCAAGAAAAGAGACCAAAGGGCGTTATATACAATTATTCAAGGAGTTGATGAATCAAcctttgaaaaaaattcaaatgcaGAAACGGCGAAAGACGCGTGGGAGTATCTGCAGAAATCATTCCAGGGTGTCGAGAAAGTCAAAAAGGTTCGGCTCCAAGTTCTACGTGGGGAGTTCGAAAATTTAAAGATGAAGAGTTCAGAAAATATTGGTGAATTTGTTACGCGTTTGAAAACGGTGACaaatgagatgaaaagaaatggcgAAAGTCTCGATGATGTTCGGGTCATGAAAAAGTTGCTCcattcattaataaaaaaatttgattatgttGTGACATCCATCGAGGAGTCAAAAAACTTGTCCACAATTTCTATTGATGAGCTCGTAGGTTCTCTTCAAGCCCACGAGCAGCGAATGAACCAGTATGATGATGCAAATCATTTGAAAAAGGCGTTGCAAAGTAAGGTGTCCATTGGTGACAGTTCTGGCAGTAGCAATTCTGCACGTGGCAGAGGTGGCTTTAGAGGTGGCTACCGTGGTGGACGAGGACGAGGAAG AGCACCAAAGGTGGAAGAAAGAAGTCATTTTGCAGCAGCAAAAGAAGACAAAGATGTTGACACTGCTATGTTCCTCACTTACAAAGGAGACCAGGAAAGCAAGAAGAATGTTTGGTATCTTGACTCAGGGGCCAGTAATCACATGACTGGTCACAAGGAACTATTTACGGAGATAGACAACACCATCAGCGGAGAAGTTACTTTTGGTGACTC tCTTGACCAACTTGTGGAGAAAGGATATAATATACAGATGCAGGACAATTCTCTCATTATCGGAAATCAAGCTCAGGAATTGATTGCAAATGTGGAGATGTCAAAGAATCGTTTGTTTACGCTTAATATGCAAGCGAAGGTTCAGAAGTGTTTAAAGTCTGTCATTAAAAACGGCTCGTGGTTGTATACAGAAATAGGGAATCGggcctaa